A DNA window from Schistocerca americana isolate TAMUIC-IGC-003095 chromosome 4, iqSchAmer2.1, whole genome shotgun sequence contains the following coding sequences:
- the LOC124613511 gene encoding uncharacterized protein LOC124613511, whose translation MLHFTKRQLDLNSHELLAIHLQLTEVLLEVDWEWIDVATTAQQVSSQKKTTEVQKGKFTQLSQQQCSAERKSTERTVINMTEKEIDAGAISALKKGLNFAPAPRSIPICDIISGVKQAICKIPSESVDKIHGKICCIISKSKPLRSNLTRAERNGFHTLRNDSLVVVLLSAPFTRHVLVVNWEIKCNCLNLCIKQLEDRLAIDSVFWEELDGLMGHPELLAIC comes from the exons ATGTTACACTTCACTAAGAGGCAGCTGGATTTAAACAGTCATGAGCTGCTGGCTATCCATCTGCAACTGACAGAAGTACTCTTGGAAGTAGATTGGGAGTGGATTGATGTGGCCACCACAGCACAACAGGTGTCATCACAAAAGAAGACCACAGAGGTACAGAAAGGGAAGTTCACACAGCTATCTCAACAACAATGCAGTGCAGAAAGAAAATCAACAGAACGAACTGTCATCAACATGACAGAGAAAGAGATCGATGCGGGTGCCATTTCGGCACTTAAGAAAGGTCTTAACTTCGCACCAGCACCTCGGAGCATCCCTATCTGTGACATCATAAGTGGGGTTAAACAAGCAATCTGCAAGATTCCTAGTGAGAGTGTAGACAAAATTCATGGCAAAATTTGTTGTATCATTTCAAAATCTAAACCACTGAGGTCTAACTTGACTAGGGCTGAACGCAATGGTTTTCACACACTCCGCAATGACTCCCTCGTCGTGGTTCT GTTGTCAGCACCGTTCACAAGGCATGTGTTGGTGGTGAACTGGGAAATAAAGTGTAATTGTCTGAACCTCTGCATCAAGCAGTTGGAGGACAGGTTGGCAATTGACTCT GTCTTCTGGGAAGAACTTGATGGCCTCATGGGCCATCCAGAGCTACTGGCCATAtgctga